In a single window of the Salmo trutta chromosome 21, fSalTru1.1, whole genome shotgun sequence genome:
- the LOC115157322 gene encoding uncharacterized protein LOC115157322 isoform X2, translated as MSLLWQCAIVLAVVAASAANEDFNVDCEKHSIKVTWKVSPELVENAARLFLGHCVPSTFSVLPTGEGMATFHYNLNGCAIKKRVTGKKHIYSTNLTYRPDRKPKPAAISHHIKCVYIRPEGWIPPFLIPAYGSAEGHGGLVFHMALLNEDLTGLAKTSLFPLGSFIPIWAAVDQKDHQPLLLLLEECVAATTPELQSASLVYPIITNKGCLADGKTGNSRFLPRYHSSAILLYLQSFKFALGEEVYIHCKLVAWDPEVFDIEKKACHYIKETGEWELLDDPSQSDLCKCCDSSCKPRLKRGVDSGPQGLVQNSVLGPLTIVEYSETRIPSEFVKYPTVKQVDWLV; from the exons ATGTCTCTCCTTTGGCAATGTGCAATTGTTttggctgttgtagcagcaagcGCTGCCAATGAAG ATTTTAATGTGGATTGTGAGAAACACTCCATTAAAGTGACATGGAAGGTCAGTCCAGAGTTGGTTGAAAATGCTGCCCGTCttttccttggacactgtgttccGTCCACATTTTCTGTTCTTCCCACGGGAGAAGGGATGGCGACATTCCACTACAACCTCAATGGCTGTGCCATCAAGAAACGG GTGACTGGCAAAAAACACATCTATTCAACCAACCTGACTTACAGACCTGACCGAAAGCCCAAACCTGCTGCTATTAGTCACCATATTAAGTGTGTTTACATAAG ACCTGAGGGGTGGATTCCCCCATTCCTTATCCCTGCCTATGGTAGTGCTGAGGGTCATGGAGGATTGGTTTTCCACATGGCACTCCTCAATG AAGACCTTACTGGTCTGGCTAAGACCAGCCTGTTTCCCCTGGGCTCTTTCATCCCCATCTGGGCAGCAGTGGATCAGAAGGACCATCAGCCCTTGCTGCTGCTCTTGGAGGAGTGTGTGGCGGCCACAACACCAGAACTGCAGTCTGCGAGCCTGGTGTACCCCATCATCACCAACAAGGG TTGCCTTGCTGATGGGAAGACTGGGAACTCCAGGTTCCTGCCTAGGTACCACTCGTCTGCTATTCTGCTTTACCTGCAGTCCTTCAAGTTTGCCCTAGGCGAGGAA GTGTATATTCATTGTAAGCTTGTTGCATGGGACCCTGAGGTTTTTGATATAGAAAAGAAGGCCTGCCACTACATTAAAGAGACTGGAGA ATGGGAGCTGCTGGATGACCCGTCTCAAAGTGACCTCTGCAAGTGCTGTGACTCGAGTTGCAAGCCTCGGTTGAAGAGGGGTGTGGATTCAG GACCCCAGGGCCTGGTTCAAAACTCTGTTCTTGGACCGCTCAC
- the LOC115157322 gene encoding uncharacterized protein LOC115157322 isoform X1 yields MSLLWQCAIVLAVVAASAANEDFNVDCEKHSIKVTWKVSPELVENAARLFLGHCVPSTFSVLPTGEGMATFHYNLNGCAIKKRVTGKKHIYSTNLTYRPDRKPKPAAISHHIKCVYIRPEGWIPPFLIPAYGSAEGHGGLVFHMALLNEDLTGLAKTSLFPLGSFIPIWAAVDQKDHQPLLLLLEECVAATTPELQSASLVYPIITNKGCLADGKTGNSRFLPRYHSSAILLYLQSFKFALGEEVYIHCKLVAWDPEVFDIEKKACHYIKETGEWELLDDPSQSDLCKCCDSSCKPRLKRGVDSGPQGLVQNSVLGPLTIVEYSETRIPSEFVKYPTVKQGMAVFSVSTAI; encoded by the exons ATGTCTCTCCTTTGGCAATGTGCAATTGTTttggctgttgtagcagcaagcGCTGCCAATGAAG ATTTTAATGTGGATTGTGAGAAACACTCCATTAAAGTGACATGGAAGGTCAGTCCAGAGTTGGTTGAAAATGCTGCCCGTCttttccttggacactgtgttccGTCCACATTTTCTGTTCTTCCCACGGGAGAAGGGATGGCGACATTCCACTACAACCTCAATGGCTGTGCCATCAAGAAACGG GTGACTGGCAAAAAACACATCTATTCAACCAACCTGACTTACAGACCTGACCGAAAGCCCAAACCTGCTGCTATTAGTCACCATATTAAGTGTGTTTACATAAG ACCTGAGGGGTGGATTCCCCCATTCCTTATCCCTGCCTATGGTAGTGCTGAGGGTCATGGAGGATTGGTTTTCCACATGGCACTCCTCAATG AAGACCTTACTGGTCTGGCTAAGACCAGCCTGTTTCCCCTGGGCTCTTTCATCCCCATCTGGGCAGCAGTGGATCAGAAGGACCATCAGCCCTTGCTGCTGCTCTTGGAGGAGTGTGTGGCGGCCACAACACCAGAACTGCAGTCTGCGAGCCTGGTGTACCCCATCATCACCAACAAGGG TTGCCTTGCTGATGGGAAGACTGGGAACTCCAGGTTCCTGCCTAGGTACCACTCGTCTGCTATTCTGCTTTACCTGCAGTCCTTCAAGTTTGCCCTAGGCGAGGAA GTGTATATTCATTGTAAGCTTGTTGCATGGGACCCTGAGGTTTTTGATATAGAAAAGAAGGCCTGCCACTACATTAAAGAGACTGGAGA ATGGGAGCTGCTGGATGACCCGTCTCAAAGTGACCTCTGCAAGTGCTGTGACTCGAGTTGCAAGCCTCGGTTGAAGAGGGGTGTGGATTCAG GACCCCAGGGCCTGGTTCAAAACTCTGTTCTTGGACCGCTCAC